One Dioscorea cayenensis subsp. rotundata cultivar TDr96_F1 chromosome 15, TDr96_F1_v2_PseudoChromosome.rev07_lg8_w22 25.fasta, whole genome shotgun sequence genomic region harbors:
- the LOC120276779 gene encoding uncharacterized protein LOC120276779: MAAALWDSGGGEEFSPSATVVPFDQPVPLLRGPVPAGPEDDPSVGPFVLAFKDAASWRSALEATRSKLIEQCQAGARVGCAITASNKCKPPWWKSLIGYTKADFAERERCEEQEMAACVAASKEACVSFSNEKCLPVFRDARIACKSWEGVYLVYAPAEHANLKPNCEQEENSSDSSESNSESTNYRASVLMENFTCILENVQK; this comes from the exons ATGGCGGCAGCCTTGTGGGATAGCGGCGGCGGCGAAGAATTCTCGCCGTCGGCCACCGTTGTTCCCTTCGACCAGCCGGTTCCTCTCCTCCGAGGTCCCGTTCCGGCGGGCCCTGAAGATGATCCCTCGGTGGGACCCTTCGTGCTCGCTTTCAAGGACGCCGCGAGTTGGAGATCTGCGCTCGAGGCCACGCGGTCCAAACTCATCGAGCAGTGCCAG GCTGGAGCACGAGTCGGTTGTGCTATTACTGCATCAAACAAATGCAAGCCTCCATGGTGGAAAAGTTTAATTGGATATACAAAAGCAGATTTCGCAGAGAGGGAACGATGTGAAGAGCAAGAGATGGCTGCTTGTGTAGCAGCCTCTAAAGAGGCATGTGTTAGTTTCTCAAATGAGAAGTGTCTCCCTGTTTTCCGAGATGCCAGGATTGCCTGCAAAAGTTGGGAAGGAGTTTATCTTGTTTATGCTCCAGCTGAACATGCAAATTTGAAACCAAATTGCGAGCAAGAAGAAAATTCTTCTGATTCATCAGAGAGTAATTCTGAAAGCACAAACTACAGAGCAAGCGTGTTGATGGAGAATTTTACATGCATTCTTGAAAATGTACAGAAATAG
- the LOC120278056 gene encoding glycine-rich protein 23-like, which produces MAKFTLVLLFCTLVCTATARKLASHNAAFKEQKTYFHHGGGLGVGGGGGGGLGGGGGLGGGAGLGGGAGLGGGAGLGGGGGGGFGGGGGGGLGGGVGGGAGGGFGGGVGAGGGAGGGGGFGGGGGFGGGGGLGGGGGAGGGFGAGAGVGIGGGFP; this is translated from the coding sequence ATGGCCAAGTTTACACTTGTGCTCCTTTTTTGCACTCTTGTTTGCACTGCCACTGCAAGGAAGCTAGCTTCCCATAATGCTGCCTTTAAGGAGCAAAAGACATATTTTCACCATGGAGGGGGACTTGGAgttggaggtggtggtggtggaggtttAGGTGGAGGAGGTGGGCTTGGTGGTGGAGCTGGGCTTGGAGGTGGTGCTGGGCTAGGTGGTGGTGCAGGACTTggtggaggaggtggtggtgggtttggtggaggaggaggtggtggacTTGGTGGTGGAGTTGGTGGAGGAGCTGGTGGAGGATTTGGAGGAGGAGTTGGTGCAGGTGGTGGTGCTGGAGGTGGTGGAGGATTTGGAGGTGGTGGGGGTTTTGGAGGTGGAGGTGGTcttggaggtggaggtggagctGGTGGTGGTTTTGGAGCAGGTGCAGGCGTTGGTATTGGTGGTGGATTCCCTTGA
- the LOC120277292 gene encoding U3 small nucleolar RNA-associated protein 6 homolog yields MADVVQYRMERMTEELDDLERRGLFSSAEIAEIVRHRRDFEYRLKRPSPLKEDFLLYIDYEKRLDALRDLRKRAIIGRLVEKEKAAGQEGKKGGKKWKKSVSDFAGVLRILDIYNKAVVRFKGDLDLWFQYLEFCRERRHGRMKQALAQAIRFHPKVPGLWIYAAAWEFDQNLNVAAARALMQSGLRTCPKSEDLWMEYLRMELTYLNKLKERKLACETGVGSLPKDDKETEQQKEENMDTFVSLSNDILFQRGSLTIQTIYHGAVEALPSSMSLRKRFLEILDDVDLVQSEELKEEIMEDLKKKFSQNEDYWDWLARLQVVYTEGRKDLSKEFLLGKLNKASEVYEEALKVLPTTKMFSLYAKFYTDAILADREDPVSVLSNTAFEAGELTSRLLEVYENAEQTGCITKELAYEYISFYLQIGRIHEARDLAKKLCSGRLSEAADVWTLRISTELKWLTSKAASIDDDDLRSISELFRNAMTRVSASEVESLWLMALKFFSTRKKHFEKLVQSLMMDLAKAGQSDNGYTIAFAVVSWVLQRDGVKRAREMYKRFLALPHPSLSFFKNCIDLEANLASAGDSDGVANARKLYESALAIYNQRTELWKNYYMMEMKIGTSETATAVYWRARKTLKDTTEFSSPDHL; encoded by the exons ATGGCGGACGTAGTGCAGTACCGCATGGAGCGGATGACGGAGGAGCTCGATGACCTCGAGCGCCGTGGCCTTTTCAGCAGCGCGGAGATTGCCGAAATCGTGCGTCATCGCCGGGACTTTGAGTACCGTCTCAAGCGCCCTTCACCGTTAAAGGAGGATTTCCTGCTTTACATCGACTATGAGAAGCGTCTTGATGCTCTGCGTGACCTCCGAAAGCGCGCCATCATTGGCCGCCTTGTTGAGAAGGAGAAAGCTGCTGGGCAGGAGGGGAAGAAGGGAGGAAAGAAGTGGAAGAAGTCGGTGTCGGATTTTGCTGGCGTGTTGAGGATTCTAGATATTTATAACAAGGCGGTTGTGAGGTTTAAGGGGGATTTGGATCTCTGGTTCCAGTATCTGGAGTTCTGTAGGGAGCGGCGTCATGGGAGGATGAAACAG gCTCTTGCTCAGGCCATCCGATTCCATCCGAAGGTTCCTGGCCTTTGGATTTATGCTGCAGCCTGGGAGTTTGATCAGAATTTGAATGTTGCTGCTGCTAGGGCTCTCATGCAGAGTGGTCTTAGGACTTGTCCAAAATCCGAAGATCTCTGGATGGAATATCTTAGAATGGAACTTACTTACCTAAACAAGTTGAAGGAAAGAAAACTTGCTTGTGAAACTGGTGTGGGATCATTGCCAAAGGATGATAAAGAGACTGAACAACAGAAAGAAGAGAACATGGATACCTTTGTGTCACTAAGTAATGATATACTTTTTCAGCGTGGATCATTGACTATTCAAACTATATACCATGGAGCAGTGGAGGCCTTACCTTCAAGTATGAGCTTGCGGAAGCGATTCCTAGAGATACTGGATGATGTTGATCTGGTACAATCTGAGGAGTTAAAGGAAGAAATTATGGAAGATCTCAAGAAAAAATTTTCTCAGAATGAGGACTACTGGGATTGGTTAGCAAGGCTTCAAGTTGTTTATACTGAGGGAAGGAAGGATCTGtcaaaagaatttcttcttggCAAGTTGAATAAAGCTTCTGAG GTTTATGAAGAAGCATTAAAAGTTTTGCCTACTACCAAGATGTTTTCCCTGTATGCCAAGTTTTACACAGATGCAATTCTTGCTGACAGAGAAGATCCGGTTTCTGTTCTTAGTAATACTGCTTTTGAAGCTGGAGAGCTCACTTCACGCTTATTGGAAGTATATGAAAATGCTGAACAGACTGGGTGCATAACCAAGGAGCTTGCTTAtgaatatatatcattttacttGCAAATTGGTAGAATACATGAAGCTAGAGATCTTGCAAAGAAGCTCTGTAGTGGTAGGTTATCAGAGGCTGCAGATGTATGGACCCTGAGAATTTCAACAGAGCTGAAATGGCTTACAAGTAAAGCTGCttccattgatgatgatgatcttcGTTCTATCTCGGAACTTTTCAGAAATGCAATGACCAGGGTATCTGCTTCTGAAGTTGAGAGTTTGTGGCTGATG GCCTTAAAATTCTTTTCTACTCGGaaaaaacattttgaaaagctGGTGCAGAGTTTGATGATGGACTTGGCCAAAGCTGGTCAGAGTGATAATGGTTATACCATTGCTTTTGCTGTGGTCAGCTGGGTTCTTCAAAGAGATGGTGTAAAGCGTGCTAGGGAGATGTATAAGCG ATTTCTAGCTTTACCTCATCCAAGTCTCTCATTCTTTAAAAATTGTATCGACTTGGAGGCAAACCTTGCATCTGCCGGAGACTCTGATGGTGTTGCAAATGCTCGCAAGTTGTACGAATCAGCTCTGGCCATTTATAACCAAAGAACAGAATTATGGAAAAATTACTACATGATGGAAATGAAG ATTGGAACATCTGAAACAGCTACTGCAGTGTACTGGCGTGCTCGGAAGACGCTCAAGGACACAACCGAGTTTTCAAGTCCTGACCATTTGTga